In a genomic window of Arthrobacter woluwensis:
- the rpsQ gene encoding 30S ribosomal protein S17, whose product MSEKDQNVTETAAQQRGYRKTRRGYVVSDKMEKTIVVEVEDRVKHALYGKVIRRTSKIKAHDEENTAGIGDLVLLAETRPLSATKRWRLVEVIERAK is encoded by the coding sequence GTGAGTGAAAAGGATCAGAACGTGACGGAAACTGCTGCGCAGCAGCGCGGTTACCGCAAGACGCGTCGCGGCTACGTGGTCTCCGACAAGATGGAGAAGACCATCGTCGTCGAGGTCGAGGACCGTGTGAAGCACGCTCTGTACGGTAAGGTCATCCGTCGTACGTCCAAGATCAAGGCTCACGACGAAGAGAACACCGCCGGCATCGGCGACCTGGTTCTCCTCGCCGAGACCCGCCCGCTCTCCGCCACCAAGCGCTGGCGTCTGGTGGAGGTCATCGAGCGCGCCAAGTAA
- the rpmC gene encoding 50S ribosomal protein L29: protein MAVGSKDLAPAQLDGFDSERLVAELRKAKEELFNLRFQSATGQLESHGRLKSVKRDIARIYTVLRERELGIRPEPAPVVEAKEEKKAKKSSKKAEAVEAAATEEDAK, encoded by the coding sequence ATGGCAGTTGGATCCAAGGATCTGGCCCCGGCACAGCTTGACGGTTTCGACAGCGAGCGTCTGGTTGCTGAACTCCGTAAGGCCAAGGAAGAGCTGTTCAACCTGCGTTTCCAGTCCGCCACTGGTCAGCTGGAGAGCCATGGCCGACTCAAGTCCGTGAAGCGCGACATCGCTCGCATCTACACGGTCCTGCGTGAGCGCGAGCTGGGCATTCGCCCGGAGCCCGCTCCGGTGGTCGAGGCCAAGGAAGAGAAGAAGGCCAAGAAGTCTTCCAAGAAGGCCGAGGCCGTTGAGGCCGCAGCTACCGAGGAGGACGCCAAGTGA
- the rplP gene encoding 50S ribosomal protein L16 codes for MLIPRRVKHRKQHHPGRSGAATGGTEVTFGEYGIQALTPAYVTNRQIESARIAMTRHIKRGGKVWINIYPDRPLTKKPAETRMGSGKGSPEWWVANVKPGRVLFELSGVNEEVAREALRLAIHKLPLKARIVRREGGE; via the coding sequence ATGCTGATCCCACGTCGAGTCAAGCACCGTAAGCAGCACCACCCGGGTCGTTCCGGCGCTGCCACCGGTGGCACCGAGGTCACCTTCGGTGAGTACGGTATCCAGGCGCTGACCCCGGCCTACGTGACGAACCGCCAGATCGAATCTGCGCGTATCGCCATGACCCGTCACATCAAGCGTGGCGGTAAGGTCTGGATCAACATCTACCCGGACCGCCCCCTGACCAAGAAGCCTGCCGAAACCCGCATGGGTTCCGGTAAGGGTTCCCCCGAGTGGTGGGTGGCCAACGTCAAGCCGGGACGGGTTCTCTTCGAACTCTCCGGTGTGAATGAAGAAGTGGCCCGCGAGGCACTGCGCCTGGCAATCCACAAGCTCCCGTTGAAGGCACGCATTGTGCGTCGCGAAGGTGGTGAATAG
- the rpsC gene encoding 30S ribosomal protein S3: MGQKVNPNGFRLGITTNHISHWFADSNKPGQRYKDFVREDVKIRELMTTGMERAGIAKVEIERTRDRVRVDIHTARPGIVIGRRGAEADRIRGELEKLTGKQVQLNILEVKNPEIEAQLVAQGIAEQLSSRVAFRRAMKKAMQSAQRAGAKGIRVACSGRLGGAEMSRSEFYREGRVPLHTLRANIDYGFYEAKTTFGRIGVKVWIYKGDVTAKELAAQQAAAPSRGRNERPGRPGGDRRRRNERPAADAAPAAEAPAAEAAEGGQA, translated from the coding sequence GTGGGACAGAAAGTAAACCCGAACGGGTTCCGACTCGGCATCACCACCAATCACATCTCGCACTGGTTCGCGGACAGCAACAAGCCCGGTCAGCGCTACAAGGACTTCGTCCGTGAGGACGTCAAGATCCGCGAGCTCATGACCACCGGCATGGAGCGCGCCGGCATCGCCAAGGTCGAGATCGAGCGTACTCGTGACCGTGTGCGTGTGGACATCCACACCGCCCGTCCGGGTATCGTGATCGGCCGTCGTGGCGCCGAAGCAGACCGCATCCGCGGCGAGCTGGAGAAGCTCACGGGCAAGCAGGTTCAGCTGAACATCCTCGAGGTCAAGAACCCCGAGATCGAAGCTCAGCTGGTGGCCCAGGGCATCGCCGAGCAGCTCTCTTCCCGCGTGGCTTTCCGCCGTGCGATGAAGAAGGCCATGCAGTCCGCGCAGCGCGCCGGCGCCAAGGGCATCCGTGTCGCTTGCTCCGGTCGTCTGGGTGGCGCTGAAATGTCCCGCTCGGAGTTCTACCGCGAAGGTCGTGTGCCGCTGCACACCCTGCGCGCCAACATCGACTACGGCTTCTACGAAGCCAAGACCACCTTCGGCCGCATCGGCGTGAAGGTCTGGATCTACAAGGGCGATGTGACCGCGAAGGAGCTTGCTGCACAGCAGGCCGCAGCCCCGTCCCGTGGCCGCAACGAGCGTCCCGGCCGCCCCGGTGGCGACCGTCGTCGTCGCAACGAGCGTCCGGCCGCCGACGCAGCTCCGGCTGCCGAGGCACCGGCTGCTGAAGCAGCAGAAGGAGGACAGGCTTAA
- the rplV gene encoding 50S ribosomal protein L22 — translation MEAKAIARHIRVTPMKARRVVNLVRGKQANEALAILKFAEQAASEPVYKVVQSAIANARVLADRDGVAFDEGDLYISEAFVDEGPTMKRFQPRAQGRAFQIKKRTSHITVVVATPENEEAR, via the coding sequence ATGGAAGCCAAGGCTATTGCGCGTCACATCCGCGTAACGCCTATGAAGGCCCGGCGCGTCGTCAACCTTGTTCGTGGCAAGCAGGCGAATGAGGCTCTGGCGATCCTGAAGTTTGCTGAGCAGGCAGCTTCGGAGCCGGTCTACAAGGTAGTTCAGTCCGCCATCGCGAACGCCCGTGTCCTCGCGGACCGTGACGGCGTCGCGTTTGACGAAGGTGATCTGTACATCAGCGAGGCATTCGTTGATGAGGGTCCGACCATGAAGCGGTTCCAGCCGCGTGCCCAGGGTCGTGCCTTCCAGATCAAGAAGCGCACCAGCCACATCACCGTGGTTGTCGCTACCCCGGAGAACGAGGAGGCCCGCTAA
- the rpsS gene encoding 30S ribosomal protein S19 produces the protein MPRSLKKGPFVDQHLFVKVAKENEKGTKNVIKTWSRRSMIIPDMLGHTIAVHDGRKHVPVFITESMVGHKLGEFAPTRTFRGHVKDDRKGKRR, from the coding sequence ATGCCACGCAGCCTGAAGAAAGGTCCTTTCGTTGACCAGCACCTCTTCGTGAAGGTCGCCAAGGAGAACGAAAAGGGCACCAAGAACGTCATCAAGACGTGGTCCCGTCGCTCGATGATCATCCCGGACATGCTGGGTCACACGATCGCCGTGCACGACGGACGCAAGCACGTGCCGGTTTTCATCACGGAGTCGATGGTCGGGCACAAGCTCGGCGAATTCGCCCCGACGCGGACTTTCCGCGGCCACGTGAAGGACGACCGCAAGGGCAAGCGCCGCTAG
- the rplB gene encoding 50S ribosomal protein L2 has translation MAIRNYKPTTPGRRGSSVADFSEVTRSTPEKSLLRPLTKSGGRNNTGRITTRHKGGGHKRQYRVIDFRRHDKDGVNAKVAHIEYDPNRTARIALLHYVDGTKRYIIAPNKLSQGDVVESGPNADIKPGNNLPLRNIPVGTVIHAVELRPGGGAKMARSAGASVQLVAREGRFAQLRLPSGEVRNVDVRCRATVGEVGNAEQSNINWGKAGRMRWKGVRPTVRGVAMNPVDHPHGGGEGKTSGGRHPVNPNGKPEGRTRRPNKESDKLIVRRRRTGKNKR, from the coding sequence ATGGCAATCCGCAATTACAAGCCGACCACCCCGGGCCGTCGTGGCTCGAGCGTGGCCGACTTCAGCGAAGTAACTCGCTCGACTCCGGAAAAGTCGCTGCTGCGTCCGCTCACCAAGAGCGGTGGCCGCAACAACACCGGTCGTATCACCACCCGTCACAAGGGTGGTGGCCACAAGCGCCAGTACCGCGTGATCGACTTCCGTCGTCACGACAAGGACGGCGTGAACGCCAAGGTCGCGCACATCGAGTACGACCCCAACCGTACGGCTCGCATCGCGCTCCTGCACTACGTTGATGGCACCAAGCGTTACATCATCGCTCCCAACAAGCTCTCCCAGGGCGACGTCGTGGAGTCGGGTCCGAACGCTGACATCAAGCCTGGCAACAACCTGCCGCTGCGCAACATCCCGGTCGGTACCGTGATCCACGCAGTTGAGCTCCGCCCCGGTGGCGGCGCCAAGATGGCCCGCTCCGCCGGCGCCTCCGTGCAGCTCGTCGCCCGTGAAGGCCGTTTCGCCCAGCTGCGTCTGCCGTCCGGTGAAGTCCGCAACGTCGACGTGCGCTGCCGCGCTACCGTCGGCGAGGTCGGCAACGCCGAGCAGTCGAACATCAACTGGGGCAAGGCCGGCCGTATGCGCTGGAAGGGCGTCCGCCCGACCGTGCGTGGTGTGGCCATGAACCCGGTTGACCACCCGCATGGTGGTGGTGAAGGCAAGACTTCTGGTGGCCGTCACCCGGTCAACCCGAACGGCAAGCCTGAGGGTCGCACCCGCCGCCCCAACAAGGAAAGCGACAAGCTCATTGTGCGTCGTCGTCGTACCGGCAAGAACAAGCGATAG
- the rplW gene encoding 50S ribosomal protein L23, which yields MSAVFNKDPRDVILAPVVSEKSYGLIDEGQYTFLVDPRSNKTEIKLAVEKIFSVKVDTINTINRAGKRKRTKFGWGQRKSTKRAIVTLKEGTIDIFGGPLA from the coding sequence GTGAGCGCCGTCTTCAACAAGGACCCGCGTGACGTCATTCTCGCGCCCGTGGTCTCCGAAAAGAGCTACGGCCTGATCGACGAGGGTCAGTACACCTTCCTGGTGGACCCCCGCTCGAACAAGACCGAGATCAAGCTGGCCGTGGAGAAGATCTTCTCCGTGAAGGTCGACACGATCAACACCATCAACCGTGCCGGTAAGCGTAAGCGCACCAAGTTCGGATGGGGGCAGCGCAAGAGCACCAAGCGCGCGATTGTCACCCTGAAGGAAGGCACCATCGACATCTTCGGCGGTCCGCTCGCGTAG
- the rplD gene encoding 50S ribosomal protein L4, producing the protein MANTIKVDLPAEIFDVQTNVPLLHQVVVAQLAAARQGTHKTKSRGEVAGAGRKPFKQKGTGRARQGSVRAPHMTGGGVVHGPTPRDYSQRTPKKMKAAALRGALSDRARNGRIHVVESLVSGTTPNTKDARAALKAISDRKNLLVVIDRANDVAALSVRNLVEVHVLYVDQLNTYDVLISDDVIFTKDAFDAFVAGKDNKTVEEAK; encoded by the coding sequence ATGGCCAACACCATCAAGGTTGACCTGCCCGCCGAGATCTTCGACGTTCAGACCAACGTGCCGCTGCTGCACCAGGTCGTCGTCGCGCAGCTCGCTGCTGCTCGTCAGGGCACTCACAAGACCAAGTCCCGCGGCGAAGTCGCCGGTGCCGGTCGCAAGCCGTTCAAGCAGAAGGGTACCGGCCGCGCCCGTCAGGGTTCCGTCCGTGCTCCTCACATGACCGGTGGTGGCGTCGTCCACGGCCCGACCCCGCGTGACTACTCGCAGCGCACCCCCAAGAAGATGAAGGCTGCTGCTCTCCGTGGCGCCCTCTCCGACCGCGCTCGTAACGGTCGCATCCACGTGGTGGAGTCCCTGGTTTCCGGCACCACGCCGAACACCAAGGATGCACGCGCCGCGCTGAAGGCGATCTCCGACCGCAAGAACCTGCTCGTGGTGATCGACCGCGCCAACGATGTTGCAGCACTGTCCGTGCGCAACCTCGTCGAGGTTCACGTTCTGTACGTCGACCAGCTCAACACCTACGATGTGCTGATCTCCGACGACGTGATCTTCACCAAGGACGCCTTCGACGCCTTCGTTGCCGGTAAGGACAACAAGACCGTGGAGGAAGCCAAGTGA
- the rplC gene encoding 50S ribosomal protein L3 — protein MTATRNVKGLLGTKLGMTQVWDENNKLIPVTVVQADSNVVTQLRNADTDGYTAVQIGFGQIDPRKVTKPLAGHFDKAGVTPRRHVVELRTADAESYELGQQLSVELFEAGQKIDVVGTTKGKGFAGVMKRHGFHGVGASHGAHKNHRKPGSIGGASTPSRVFKGLKMAGRMGNVRHTTLNLTVHGVDAEKSLLLIKGAVPGARGSVVLVRTAVKGA, from the coding sequence ATGACCGCAACCCGCAACGTTAAGGGCCTGCTGGGCACGAAGCTCGGCATGACCCAGGTTTGGGACGAGAACAACAAGCTCATCCCCGTGACCGTCGTCCAGGCCGACTCCAACGTCGTCACCCAGCTGCGTAACGCAGACACCGACGGCTACACCGCGGTTCAGATCGGCTTCGGCCAGATCGACCCGCGCAAGGTCACCAAGCCGCTCGCCGGCCACTTCGACAAGGCCGGCGTCACCCCGCGCCGCCACGTCGTCGAACTGCGCACCGCTGACGCCGAGAGCTACGAGCTCGGCCAGCAGCTCTCCGTGGAGCTCTTCGAAGCCGGTCAGAAGATCGACGTCGTCGGCACCACCAAGGGCAAGGGCTTCGCCGGTGTCATGAAGCGTCACGGCTTCCACGGTGTCGGTGCTTCCCACGGTGCTCACAAGAACCACCGCAAGCCCGGTTCCATCGGTGGCGCATCCACCCCGAGCCGCGTCTTCAAGGGCCTGAAAATGGCCGGCCGCATGGGCAATGTCCGTCACACCACGCTGAACCTCACGGTTCACGGTGTCGACGCCGAGAAGTCGCTGCTCCTGATCAAGGGTGCCGTTCCCGGCGCCCGCGGCTCGGTCGTCCTCGTACGCACCGCCGTGAAGGGAGCCTAG
- the rpsJ gene encoding 30S ribosomal protein S10: protein MAGQKIRIRLKSYDHEVIDVSARKIVETVTRAGATVVGPVPLPTEKNVYCVIRSPHKYKDSREHFEMRTHKRLIDIIDPTPKAVDSLMRLDLPADVNIEIKL, encoded by the coding sequence ATGGCGGGACAGAAGATCCGCATCCGGCTGAAGTCATATGACCACGAGGTCATTGATGTTTCGGCACGGAAGATCGTTGAGACGGTCACGCGCGCAGGCGCAACGGTAGTCGGCCCGGTGCCGCTGCCCACGGAGAAGAACGTTTACTGCGTTATCCGTTCTCCCCACAAGTACAAGGACAGCCGTGAGCACTTCGAAATGCGTACTCACAAGCGTCTGATCGACATCATCGACCCCACGCCGAAGGCTGTTGACTCGCTCATGCGTCTCGACCTGCCGGCCGACGTGAACATCGAAATCAAGCTCTAG
- the tuf gene encoding elongation factor Tu, whose translation MAKAKFERTKPHVNIGTIGHVDHGKTTLTAAISKVLYDQYPDLNEQRDFASIDSAPEERQRGITINISHVEYQTEKRHYAHVDAPGHADYIKNMITGAAQMDGAILVVAATDGPMAQTREHVLLARQVGVPYLLVALNKSDMVEDEELLDLVEMEVRELLSSQDFDGDNAPVIRVSGLKALEGDPKWVASVQELMAAVDESVPDPVRDRDKPFLMPIEDVFTITGRGTVVTGRAERGTLAINSEVEIVGIRPVQKTTVTGIEMFHKQLDEAWAGENCGLLLRGLKRDDVERGQVVVKPGSITPHTNFEANVYILSKDEGGRHNPFYSNYRPQFYFRTTDVTGVITLPEGTEMVMPGDNTEMSVELIQPIAMEEGLGFAIREGGRTVGSGRVTKIIK comes from the coding sequence GTGGCAAAGGCAAAGTTCGAGCGGACTAAGCCGCACGTCAACATCGGCACCATCGGTCACGTTGACCACGGTAAGACGACGCTGACGGCCGCCATTTCCAAGGTGCTGTACGACCAGTACCCGGATCTCAACGAGCAGCGCGACTTCGCTTCCATTGACTCTGCTCCGGAAGAGCGCCAGCGCGGTATCACCATCAACATCTCCCACGTGGAGTACCAGACCGAGAAGCGTCACTACGCACACGTTGACGCCCCCGGTCACGCTGACTACATCAAGAACATGATCACCGGCGCTGCTCAGATGGACGGTGCAATCCTCGTGGTTGCCGCCACTGACGGCCCGATGGCTCAGACCCGTGAGCACGTTCTGCTCGCCCGCCAGGTTGGTGTCCCCTACCTGCTGGTCGCGCTGAACAAGTCCGACATGGTCGAGGACGAGGAACTCCTCGACCTCGTGGAGATGGAAGTTCGTGAACTTCTGTCCTCGCAGGACTTCGACGGCGACAACGCTCCCGTCATCCGCGTCTCCGGTCTGAAGGCTCTGGAAGGCGACCCCAAGTGGGTTGCTTCCGTCCAGGAGCTCATGGCCGCCGTCGACGAGTCCGTTCCGGACCCGGTTCGTGACCGTGACAAGCCGTTCCTGATGCCGATCGAGGACGTCTTCACCATCACCGGTCGTGGCACCGTGGTGACCGGCCGCGCCGAGCGTGGCACCCTCGCCATCAACTCCGAGGTCGAGATCGTCGGCATCCGCCCGGTCCAGAAGACCACGGTCACTGGTATCGAGATGTTCCACAAGCAGCTCGACGAAGCATGGGCCGGCGAGAACTGTGGTCTGCTGCTCCGTGGCCTCAAGCGCGACGATGTCGAGCGTGGCCAGGTTGTGGTGAAGCCGGGTTCCATCACCCCGCACACCAACTTCGAGGCCAACGTCTACATCCTCTCCAAGGATGAAGGCGGCCGCCACAACCCGTTCTACTCGAACTACCGCCCGCAGTTCTACTTCCGCACCACGGACGTCACCGGCGTGATCACCCTCCCCGAGGGCACCGAAATGGTCATGCCTGGCGACAACACCGAAATGAGCGTTGAGCTGATCCAGCCCATCGCCATGGAAGAGGGCCTCGGCTTCGCCATCCGTGAAGGTGGCCGCACCGTTGGTTCGGGTCGTGTGACCAAGATCATCAAGTAG
- the rpsG gene encoding 30S ribosomal protein S7: MPRKGPAPKRPLVSDPVYGSPLVTQLINKVLVDGKKSTAERIVYGALEGAREKNGNDPVATLKKAMDNIKPSLEVKSRRVGGATYQVPVEVKPGRATALALRWLVGYSKARREKTMTERLRNEILDASNGLGAAVKRREDTHKMAESNKAFAHYRW, from the coding sequence ATGCCTCGCAAGGGTCCGGCCCCCAAGCGGCCGCTCGTTTCGGATCCGGTTTACGGCTCCCCGCTGGTCACCCAGCTGATCAACAAGGTTCTCGTGGACGGTAAGAAGTCCACCGCCGAGCGCATCGTCTACGGTGCTCTTGAAGGTGCCCGCGAGAAGAACGGCAACGATCCCGTCGCCACCCTGAAGAAGGCCATGGACAACATCAAGCCGAGCCTTGAGGTCAAGTCCCGCCGTGTCGGTGGCGCCACCTACCAGGTTCCGGTCGAGGTCAAGCCGGGTCGCGCCACCGCGCTGGCCCTGCGCTGGCTCGTCGGTTACTCCAAGGCCCGTCGTGAGAAGACCATGACCGAGCGCCTCCGCAACGAGATCCTGGACGCCTCCAACGGTCTCGGCGCCGCCGTGAAGCGTCGCGAAGACACCCACAAGATGGCCGAGTCCAACAAGGCCTTCGCCCACTACCGCTGGTAA
- the rpsL gene encoding 30S ribosomal protein S12, whose product MPTIQQLVRKGRTPKVSKTKAPALKGSPMRRGVCTRVYTTTPKKPNSALRKVARVRLNGGVEVTAYIPGVGHNLQEHSIVLVRGGRVKDLPGVRYKIVRGALDTQGVKNRKQARSRYGAKMEKK is encoded by the coding sequence GTGCCTACTATTCAGCAGCTGGTCCGTAAGGGCCGCACGCCGAAGGTCTCCAAGACCAAGGCTCCTGCCCTTAAGGGCAGCCCGATGCGCCGCGGCGTCTGCACCCGCGTCTACACCACCACCCCGAAGAAGCCGAACTCGGCTCTCCGTAAGGTCGCCCGTGTCCGCCTCAATGGCGGCGTCGAGGTTACCGCGTACATCCCGGGTGTGGGTCACAACCTGCAGGAACACTCCATCGTGCTGGTGCGCGGTGGTCGTGTGAAGGACCTCCCCGGCGTTCGCTACAAGATCGTCCGTGGTGCCCTCGACACCCAGGGTGTGAAGAACCGCAAGCAGGCTCGCAGCCGCTACGGCGCAAAGATGGAGAAGAAGTAA